One genomic window of Coffea eugenioides isolate CCC68of unplaced genomic scaffold, Ceug_1.0 ScVebR1_2428;HRSCAF=3454, whole genome shotgun sequence includes the following:
- the LOC113756620 gene encoding uncharacterized protein LOC113756620, which produces MPVGYNPHAICAYHSGAPGHSTANCRLLKHKIQYMLEAGEIVIKKREEQGPNVSKNPLPEHADTVEVIMDNEEFEELVRSMSNKTEAFGIMDQPFVIEEASYEEDKRPFILDLTPSESAALEPVVIEFPEQVSVLSLRQVPWNYSEPVLQIGGKQILKEEVSAVTRSGKIASSSTASTPIKLSNHEPTPKPAVTEREAWDFLKRLKRSEYNVVEQLNKMPAQISILDLLFSSDLHRDALLEALTQARIPKDISVDNFSHIVENVLTAKQITFSDEELPAEGTGHNKALYVAVRCTRKMLPKVLIDNGSALNICPWRTLVKLGLQDVKLKPSETVVRGFDGAQRESIGEVNLVVEMGPARFQIACQVMHFPSVYNVLLGQPWIHSSGAVPSSLHQVLKFMVNDQLITIFAEEDCIVMADSESEEDGNRNASVSSYRTADIVSVSWITSEDSKDEIVLSAASVMMAKEMIRGGYEFDKGLGRNLQGILKPVELIEKKDLFGLGFRPTARDIQEMKARKRAEKEGKQGALDIPPLRYTFPRPTEVVTSEFSPIDEVETSLTQLFVGAISEDGPSADAEFPNIPEGAIHNWTAEYLPVRKEFR; this is translated from the coding sequence ATGCCGgttgggtacaatccacatgctatttgtgcttatcattcaggaGCACCTGGTCACTCCACTGCCAATTGCCGACTCCTCAAGCATAAAATTCAATACATGTTAGAAGCAGGGGAAATCGTGATTAAGAAAAGAGAAGAGCAAGGACCGAATGTGAGCAAGAATCCCTTGCCGGAGCACGCCGATACTGTTGAAGTTATCATGGATAATGAGGAATTCGAAGAGCTTGTCCGAAGTATGTCAAATAAGACAGAAGCGTTTGGGATAATGGATCAACCTTTTGTGATAGAGGAAGCATCGTATGAGGAAGACAAAAGGCCCTTCATTTTAGACCTAACCCCATCTGAAAGTGCGGCTTTAGAACCTGTGGTAATTGAATTCCCAGAACAAGTGTCGGTTTTAAGTTTACGACAAGTGCCGTGGAATTATAGTGAGCCCGTTTTGCAAATCGGGGGTAAACAAATTTTAAAGGAAGAAGTGTCTGCTGTTACGAGATCAGGAAAGATTGCAAGTTCATCCACTGCCAGCACCCCAATCAAATTAAGCAACCATGAACCGACTCCGAAACCCGCAGTGACCGAAAGAGAAGCATGGGATTTTCTCAAGAGGCTTAAGAGAAGCGAATACAATGTGGTTGAACAGCTGAACAAAATGCCTGCCCAAATTTCCATTTTAGACTTGCTTTTCTCCTCCGACTTGCACAGGGATGCGTTACTTGAAGCTTTGACTCAGGCTCGGATTCCTAAAGATATTTCGGTTGACAATTTCTCGCACATAGTCGAAAATGTATTGACTGCTAAACAAATCACTTTTTCTGATGAAGAGCTGCCTGCGGAAGGAACTGGTCATAACAAAGCCTTATATGTAGCTGTGAGGTGCACTAGGAAAATGTTGCCTAAAGTACTGATCGACAATGGGTCTGCCCTCAATATTTGTCCTTGGAGAACGTTGGTGAAGTTAGGGTTGCAAGATGTCAAATTAAAACCTTCAGAGACCGTAGTTCGAGGATTCGATGGAGCCCAAAGGGAGTCCATAGGAGAAGTAAATTTGGTGGTCGAAATGGGGCCCGCTCGATTTCAGATAGCCTGTCAAGTTATGCACTTTCCCAGTGTCTATAATGTTTTACTCGGGCAGCCATGGATTCATAGCTCTGGCGCTGTGCCCTCTTCCTTGCATCAAGTATTGAAATTTATGGTGAATGACCAGCTGATAACCATTTTTGCTGAAGAAGATTGCATTGTAATGGCCGATTCTGAGTCTGAGGAGGATGGTAACCGAAACGCTTCAGTGTCTTCTTACCGTACGGCTGATATTGTCTCTGTGAGTTGGATAACGAGTGAGGACTCAAAAGATGAAATAGTTTTGTCAGCGGCCAGTGTTATGATGGCCAAGGAGATGATTCGCGGAGGATATGAATTTGATAAGGGATTGGGACGCAATCTACAAGGCATTCTGAAGCCCGTGGAACTCATCGAAAAGAAGGacctatttggtttgggattcCGTCCGACTGCCAGAGATATACAAGAGATGAAAGCACGCAAAAGGGCAGAAAAAGAAGGCAAGCAAGGTGCTTTAGACATTCCGCCACTACGCTATACCTTTCCAAGGCCGACTGAAGTGGTTACATCTGAATTTAGTCCAATTGATGAAGTGGAAACAAGTCTGACTCAATTGTTTGTGGGAGCAATATCCGAAGATGGACCATCAGCTGATGCGGAATTTCCAAACATCCCCGAAGGAGCTATACACAATTGGACTGCCGAGTACCTCCCCGTAcgaaaggagtttcggtaa